A window of Rhipicephalus microplus isolate Deutch F79 chromosome X, USDA_Rmic, whole genome shotgun sequence genomic DNA:
TCGTGCAACGTTATGTGTAACACGGAGCATGGTGTGCTGGCACCACAGGCAAAGGCAGAAACAAGTGAATTTACTGGACACAGCTCgtgtgtgtagaaaaaaaaagggggggggcgtAATCTAGTACTTGTGACTCCTCGGCTGGCGAAGTGTCCGCAAGATgatgaaggaaaaaaaggaaaccgCATGAAGGCACTCACGCAGTTTCAGTCTCAAACTTTTGAAAAGCGTCTTTCGGGCCCATTGTCGATCGGCGTCCCTTGCTCCATGCCAGACTAGACAAGCGTTCACCCGGACCACGGGCAAATGCGCGGCCTACTTCACCTTGATGAACTTGTGCTGGAGATCGTAGATCCCAACGGCTTGTTTCCCTTCTTCGTCGTACTCGGCCCACTCCTTGCTCTCGAACTTTACGTCGTCAAAAACAGTTCCACTTTTAGCAGCTGTAGCGGTGAAACCATCCCTGGCGTCAAAAGCGACCGGTTCCACGCCGCGGCACTCAAAGACAATGATGGTGACGAACTCGAACGAGTCGTCAGCGCCGTAAGCTTGTATCTTGTCGTTCAGAACGTCCATGCTGTTCACACGGTTGCACAACTTGCACTTGAGAACTAGATTAGCCTCCCTGCGACTGCCTTTCATTGGCGACCGGTTGGAAGCCTCCACAGTTTGCCAAGCGCTGGTCTGCTCGCCGCAGTTCAAGCATTTCAGCCGAAGGTACCATACGCACTCTGGACTAGGCTTGAAGGTTGCGACATTTTCTAGGTTGGCGCGAAGTTGTAGTGCAATCTTCACCATTTTTTTCTCGATGAAACGTATATCTTTGCAGCGAGCCTTCA
This region includes:
- the LOC119176135 gene encoding CXXC motif containing zinc binding protein — its product is MVKIALQLRANLENVATFKPSPECVWYLRLKCLNCGEQTSAWQTVEASNRSPMKGSRREANLVLKCKLCNRVNSMDVLNDKIQAYGADDSFEFVTIIVFECRGVEPVAFDARDGFTATAAKSGTVFDDVKFESKEWAEYDEEGKQAVGIYDLQHKFIKVK